A region from the Enterobacter roggenkampii genome encodes:
- the cydC gene encoding heme ABC transporter ATP-binding protein/permease CydC: MRALLPYLALYKRHKWMLTLGIVLAIVTLLASIGLLTLSGWFLSASAVAGFAGLYSFNYMLPAAGVRGTAITRTAGRYFERLVSHDATFRVLQHLRIYTFSKLLPLSPAGLARFRQGELLNRVVADVDTLDHLYLRVISPIVGAFVVIVVVTLGLSVLDVPVALTLGGIMLLTLIVLPPLFYRAGKSTGENLTRLRGDYRQQLTAWLQGQAELTIFGASKRYRARMESTELNWHEAQRRQSELTAFSQALMMLIGGVAVIAMLWLASGDIGGNTQPGPLIALFVFCALAAFEALAPVTGAFQHLGQVIASALRITQIAEQKPEVTFSAGQTAVPEQVALTLEDVTFSYDKQAQNALDGITLSVNAGQRIAILGRTGCGKSTLLQLLTRAWDPQRGQICFNNTLLTDFSEQALRKTVSVVPQRVHLFSATLRDNLLLAAPEASDDALRAVLEQVGLHKLLEGDGLNSWLGEGGRQLSGGELRRLAIARALLHDAPLMLLDEPTEGLDATTESQILDLLANVMTGKTVLMVTHRLRGLASFDRIIVMDNGHIIEQGSHAELLAKQGRYFQFKQRL; this comes from the coding sequence ATGCGCGCTCTGCTGCCTTATCTTGCGCTCTATAAACGCCACAAATGGATGCTGACGCTGGGGATTGTGCTGGCGATTGTTACGCTGCTCGCCAGCATCGGCCTGCTCACGCTTTCCGGCTGGTTCCTGTCGGCCTCGGCCGTCGCGGGGTTCGCCGGATTATACAGCTTCAACTATATGCTTCCGGCCGCCGGGGTTCGCGGTACCGCTATCACCCGTACTGCCGGACGCTATTTCGAACGGCTGGTCAGCCACGACGCCACTTTCCGCGTGCTGCAGCACCTGCGTATCTATACCTTCAGCAAACTGCTGCCCCTCTCCCCTGCCGGGCTGGCGCGTTTTCGTCAGGGCGAGTTGCTTAACCGCGTGGTGGCGGACGTTGACACGCTGGATCACCTTTACCTGCGCGTGATTTCCCCTATCGTGGGCGCGTTTGTGGTGATTGTGGTGGTCACGCTGGGGCTGTCTGTTCTGGATGTTCCCGTTGCGCTGACCCTGGGTGGGATCATGCTCCTGACGCTTATCGTTCTGCCGCCGCTGTTTTACCGCGCCGGGAAATCCACCGGGGAAAACCTGACGCGCCTGCGCGGGGACTACCGCCAGCAGCTGACCGCCTGGCTTCAGGGGCAGGCAGAGCTGACCATTTTTGGTGCCAGCAAGCGCTACCGCGCGCGGATGGAAAGTACGGAGCTGAACTGGCATGAGGCCCAGCGCCGTCAGTCGGAGCTGACGGCCTTCTCTCAGGCGCTGATGATGCTGATCGGCGGCGTGGCGGTGATTGCCATGCTGTGGCTGGCTTCCGGCGATATCGGGGGAAATACACAGCCGGGTCCGCTTATTGCCCTTTTCGTTTTCTGTGCGCTGGCCGCGTTTGAAGCGCTGGCTCCGGTGACGGGCGCCTTCCAGCATCTGGGGCAGGTCATCGCCTCTGCCCTGCGCATTACCCAGATTGCCGAGCAGAAGCCTGAAGTCACGTTCAGTGCCGGGCAGACCGCTGTCCCTGAGCAGGTTGCGCTGACGCTTGAAGATGTTACCTTCAGCTATGACAAACAGGCGCAGAACGCGCTGGACGGTATCACCCTTTCTGTGAATGCCGGCCAGCGGATTGCGATCCTCGGCCGTACCGGCTGCGGTAAATCGACGCTGCTGCAGCTGTTGACCCGCGCCTGGGACCCGCAGCGCGGTCAGATTTGTTTTAATAATACGTTGCTGACCGATTTCAGCGAGCAGGCCCTGCGCAAAACCGTCAGCGTCGTTCCGCAGCGGGTGCATCTGTTTAGCGCCACCCTGCGCGATAACCTGCTGCTGGCTGCGCCAGAGGCCTCTGATGATGCGCTTCGCGCCGTGCTGGAACAGGTCGGTCTGCATAAGCTGCTTGAGGGCGATGGACTGAACAGCTGGCTCGGTGAAGGCGGTCGTCAGCTTTCCGGCGGAGAGCTGCGCCGTCTGGCGATTGCGCGCGCGCTGCTGCACGATGCGCCGCTGATGCTGCTTGACGAACCTACCGAAGGGCTGGATGCCACGACCGAGAGCCAAATCCTTGATTTGCTGGCCAATGTCATGACCGGTAAAACCGTCCTGATGGTTACGCACCGCCTGCGCGGACTGGCGAGTTTTGATCGG
- the cydD gene encoding heme ABC transporter permease/ATP-binding protein CydD, translating to MEKTRQQELTRWLKQQSVLSRRWLTISRILGFISGLLIVAQAWLLARILNHMIMENIPREALLLPFIVLILIFILRAWVVWLRERVGFHAGQHIRYEIRRQVLDRLQEAGPAWIQGKPAGSWATLILEQIDDMHDYYARYLPQMALAVFVPLLIVIAIFPVNWMAALILMGTAPLIPLFMALVGMGAADANRRNFLALGRLSGHFLDRLRGMETLRIFGRGEAETENIRLASQDFRQRTMEVLRLAFLSSGVLEFFTSLSIALVAVYFGFSYLGALDFGHYGTAVTLSAGFLALILAPEFFQPLRDLGTFYHAKAQAVGAADSLKTFLETPLAHPERGDVTLNAKDPVTIEAQDFSILSPEGKVLAGPLNFTLPAGQRVVLVGISGSGKSSLLNALSGFMAYTGSLRINKTELRNLDPDAWRKQLSWVGQNPQLPAPTLRENVLLARPDAREDELQSVLDRAWVSEFLPLLPQGVDTVVGDQSAGLSVGQAQRVAVARALLNPCQLMLLDEPAASLDAHSEQRVMEALNAASLQQTTLMVTHQLEGIADWDQIWVMENGRIVEQGDYASLVAAQGPFATLLANRQEDI from the coding sequence ATGGAAAAAACCCGTCAACAAGAGTTAACACGCTGGCTGAAACAGCAAAGCGTTCTTTCCCGCCGCTGGCTTACGATTTCCCGTATTTTGGGTTTCATCAGCGGTCTGTTGATTGTTGCCCAGGCATGGCTGCTGGCCCGCATTCTTAATCACATGATCATGGAGAACATTCCCCGCGAAGCGCTCCTGCTGCCCTTTATTGTCCTGATCCTGATTTTTATCCTGCGCGCCTGGGTGGTGTGGCTGCGTGAGCGCGTCGGCTTCCACGCCGGGCAGCACATCCGCTACGAGATCCGCCGTCAGGTGCTCGACAGGCTTCAGGAAGCCGGGCCCGCGTGGATCCAGGGTAAACCGGCCGGTAGCTGGGCGACGCTGATCCTTGAGCAGATTGACGATATGCATGACTACTACGCGCGCTATCTGCCGCAGATGGCCCTTGCCGTCTTCGTTCCGCTGCTGATCGTGATCGCCATTTTCCCGGTGAACTGGATGGCAGCGCTGATTCTTATGGGCACCGCCCCGCTGATCCCTCTTTTTATGGCGCTGGTCGGGATGGGGGCAGCGGATGCCAACCGCCGAAACTTCCTGGCATTGGGTCGCTTGAGCGGTCATTTTCTCGATCGCCTTCGCGGCATGGAGACGTTACGCATTTTTGGCCGCGGTGAAGCGGAAACCGAAAATATTCGCCTGGCGTCGCAGGACTTCCGTCAGCGCACCATGGAAGTGTTACGCCTGGCCTTCCTGTCCTCCGGCGTACTGGAATTCTTCACCTCACTGTCGATTGCCCTCGTGGCGGTCTACTTCGGCTTCTCCTACCTCGGGGCGCTGGATTTCGGCCATTACGGCACGGCGGTGACCCTTTCCGCCGGGTTCCTGGCGCTGATCCTGGCGCCGGAGTTTTTCCAGCCGCTTCGCGATCTGGGGACCTTCTATCACGCCAAAGCCCAGGCGGTTGGCGCCGCCGATAGCCTGAAAACGTTCCTGGAAACGCCGCTGGCCCACCCGGAGCGCGGTGACGTAACGCTGAATGCAAAAGACCCCGTGACCATTGAAGCGCAGGACTTTTCCATTCTGTCGCCCGAAGGCAAAGTGCTCGCCGGTCCGCTGAACTTTACCTTACCTGCCGGACAACGCGTGGTGCTTGTCGGCATCAGCGGTTCCGGGAAAAGTTCTCTGCTGAACGCGCTATCCGGTTTTATGGCCTACACGGGTTCACTGCGAATCAACAAAACCGAACTGCGCAACCTCGATCCTGACGCCTGGCGTAAACAGCTCAGCTGGGTAGGCCAAAACCCGCAGCTTCCCGCCCCGACGCTGCGCGAAAACGTGCTTCTGGCGCGCCCGGACGCGCGTGAAGATGAGCTGCAATCGGTTCTCGACCGCGCCTGGGTCAGCGAATTTCTGCCGCTGCTGCCGCAAGGGGTGGATACCGTAGTCGGCGACCAGTCCGCCGGGCTGTCGGTCGGGCAGGCGCAGCGTGTGGCCGTTGCCCGCGCGCTGCTTAACCCATGCCAGCTAATGCTCCTGGACGAGCCCGCAGCCAGCCTTGACGCACACAGCGAGCAGCGCGTCATGGAAGCGCTTAACGCCGCCTCCCTGCAGCAAACCACCCTGATGGTCACCCACCAGCTGGAAGGGATTGCCGACTGGGACCAGATCTGGGTCATGGAAAACGGCCGTATTGTTGAGCAAGGCGATTACGCCTCTCTCGTTGCCGCCCAGGGGCCATTTGCGACCCTGCTGGCGAACCGTCAGGAGGATATCTGA
- the trxB gene encoding thioredoxin-disulfide reductase has translation MGTAKHSKLLILGSGPAGYTAAVYAARANLHPVLITGMEKGGQLTTTTEVENWPGDPNDLTGPLLMERMHEHAAKFETEILFDHINKVDLQNRPFRLTGDSGEYTCDALIIATGASARYLGLPSEEAFKGRGVSACATCDGFFYRNQKVAVIGGGNTAVEEALYLANIASEVHLIHRRETFRAEKILIKRLMDKVASGNIVLHTNRTLEEVTGDQMGVAGLRIRDTQNTDNVETLEVAGLFVAIGHSPNTAIFEGQLELENGYIKVQSGIHGNATQTSIPGVFAAGDVMDHIYRQAITSAGTGCMAALDAERYLDGLAEQGK, from the coding sequence ATGGGCACGGCCAAACACAGTAAGCTGCTAATCCTTGGTTCTGGACCTGCGGGATATACCGCGGCGGTCTACGCTGCACGCGCTAACCTGCACCCGGTACTCATCACCGGTATGGAAAAAGGCGGTCAGCTGACCACCACCACCGAAGTGGAAAACTGGCCAGGGGACCCGAACGACCTGACCGGGCCGCTGCTGATGGAGCGCATGCACGAGCATGCCGCTAAATTCGAAACCGAAATTCTGTTCGATCACATCAATAAGGTCGACCTGCAGAACCGTCCGTTCCGCCTGACGGGTGACAGCGGTGAATACACCTGTGACGCGCTGATCATTGCAACCGGCGCCTCTGCCCGTTACCTCGGCCTGCCATCCGAAGAAGCGTTTAAAGGCCGCGGGGTTTCTGCCTGCGCCACCTGCGACGGTTTCTTCTATCGCAATCAGAAGGTCGCGGTCATCGGCGGCGGCAACACTGCCGTGGAAGAGGCGCTGTATCTGGCCAACATTGCCTCTGAAGTGCACCTGATCCACCGCCGCGAGACCTTCCGCGCGGAGAAGATCCTGATCAAACGTCTGATGGATAAAGTGGCAAGCGGCAACATCGTGCTGCACACCAACCGCACCCTGGAAGAGGTGACGGGCGACCAGATGGGCGTTGCCGGTCTGCGTATCCGTGATACCCAGAACACCGATAACGTCGAAACGCTGGAAGTGGCGGGTCTGTTCGTGGCTATCGGCCACAGCCCGAACACCGCAATCTTCGAAGGCCAGCTGGAGCTGGAAAACGGCTACATCAAAGTGCAGTCCGGCATTCACGGTAATGCGACTCAAACCAGCATCCCGGGCGTATTCGCGGCCGGCGACGTGATGGACCATATTTACCGTCAGGCGATCACCTCTGCGGGCACCGGCTGTATGGCCGCGCTGGACGCTGAACGCTATCTCGATGGACTGGCTGAACAAGGTAAATAA
- the lrp gene encoding leucine-responsive transcriptional regulator Lrp — protein MVDSKKRPGKDLDRIDRNILNELQKDGRISNVELSKRVGLSPTPCLERVRRLERQGFIQGYTALLNPHYLDASLLVFVEITLNRGAPDVFEQFNAAVQKLEEIQECHLVSGDFDYLLKTRVPDMSAYRKLLGETLLRLPGVNDTRTYVVMEEVKQSNRLVIKTR, from the coding sequence ATGGTAGATAGCAAGAAGCGCCCTGGCAAAGATCTCGACCGTATCGATCGTAACATTCTGAATGAATTGCAAAAGGATGGGCGTATTTCCAACGTCGAGCTTTCAAAACGTGTGGGACTTTCCCCGACGCCGTGCCTTGAGCGTGTGCGCCGACTGGAAAGACAGGGTTTTATTCAGGGCTATACGGCTCTGCTGAACCCGCATTATCTGGATGCCTCACTTCTGGTATTTGTTGAGATTACTCTGAATCGTGGTGCGCCGGATGTGTTTGAGCAATTTAACGCCGCTGTACAAAAACTTGAAGAAATTCAAGAGTGTCATCTGGTGTCCGGTGATTTCGACTACCTGTTGAAAACCCGTGTGCCTGATATGTCCGCCTACCGTAAGCTGCTGGGGGAAACCCTGTTGCGTCTGCCGGGCGTGAACGACACCCGTACTTATGTGGTAATGGAAGAGGTCAAACAGAGCAATCGTCTGGTTATTAAGACGCGCTAA
- a CDS encoding DNA translocase FtsK 4TM domain-containing protein, protein MSQEYTEDKEVTLSKLSSGRRLLEALLIVIALFAVWLMAALLSFNPSDPSWSQTAWHEPIHNLGGVPGAWLADTLFFIFGVMAYTLPVIIIGGCWFAWRHRQNDDYIDYFAVSLRLIGALALILTSCGLAAINADDIWYFASGGVIGSLLSSALQPMLHSSGGTLALLCIWAAGLTLFTGWSWVSIAEKIGSFILTILTFASNRTRRDDTWVDEDEYEDEEEDDAPVQRRESRRARILRGALARRQRVAEKFANPLGRKTDAALFSGKRMDEDEQVEYRAAGTAVDPDDVLFSGSRATPGDFDEYDPLLNGHSVTEPVAAAAAATTAAQAYAAPVDAVMPSAPVPPPESVIQQPQVDWQTAPGVHTPEPVIAPEPESYIPVQQEQWQQPYQPPQPEYAPQQYQQPVSQPYQEYVPEPVEPVQPYVAPQPEPEPEIVEEVKPARPPLYYFEEVEERRAREREQLAAWYQPVPEPVQEPVTKAPSVSVPPVDPTPAVAPVAEGVKQATAAAAAAAPVFSLATGGAPRPQVKEGIGPQLPRPNRVRVPTRRQLASYGIKLPSQRMAEEKARESEYDDDADEMQQDELARQFAAQQNQRYGQDYQHDEPALEDEDDAAEAELARQFAATQQQRYSGEQPAGANPFSLSDFEFSPMKDLVDDGPSEPLFTPSVMPEAEPVRQPSPSTYAQQPVQQPYVQPQQPQQQQFQQPAPQPQESLIHPLLMRNGDSRPLQRPSTPLPSLDLLTPPPAEVEPVDTFALEQMARLVEARLADFRIKADVVNYSPGPVITRFELNLAPGVKAARISNLSRDLARSLSTVAVRVVEVIPGKPYVGLELPNKKRQTVYLREVLDNTKFRDNPSPLTVVLGKDIAGDPVVADLAKMPHLLVAGTTGSGKSVGVNAMILSMLYKAQPEDVRFIMIDPKMLELSVYEGIPHLLTEVVTDMKDAANALRWSVNEMERRYKLMSALGVRNLAGYNEKIAEAARMGRPIPDPYWKPGDSMDAQHPVLEKLPYIVVLVDEFADLMMTVGKKVEELIARLAQKARAAGIHLVLATQRPSVDVITGLIKANIPTRIAFTVSSKIDSRTILDQGGAESLLGMGDMLYSGPNSTSPVRVHGAFVRDQEVHAVVQDWKARGRPQYVDGITSDTESEGGGGGFDGGEELDPLFDQAVNFVTEKRKASISGVQRQFRIGYNRAARIIEQMEAQGIVSEQGHNGNREVLAPPPFD, encoded by the coding sequence TTGAGCCAGGAATACACTGAAGACAAAGAAGTCACACTATCGAAGCTAAGCAGCGGACGTCGTCTCCTCGAGGCTTTGCTGATTGTTATTGCCCTTTTTGCCGTCTGGCTGATGGCAGCCTTACTCAGTTTCAACCCCTCTGATCCCAGCTGGTCACAAACTGCATGGCATGAGCCTATCCATAATTTAGGCGGTGTCCCCGGTGCCTGGCTTGCGGACACGCTGTTTTTCATTTTCGGTGTGATGGCCTACACCCTTCCCGTCATTATCATTGGCGGATGCTGGTTTGCGTGGCGTCATCGTCAGAACGATGATTACATCGACTATTTCGCCGTCTCGCTGCGCCTGATTGGCGCGCTGGCGCTGATCCTCACCTCCTGCGGGCTGGCAGCGATCAATGCGGATGATATCTGGTACTTCGCCTCTGGCGGGGTAATCGGCAGCTTATTAAGTTCCGCGCTTCAGCCGATGCTGCACAGCAGCGGCGGCACGCTGGCGCTGCTGTGCATCTGGGCCGCCGGGCTGACGCTGTTTACCGGCTGGTCCTGGGTGAGCATTGCCGAGAAAATTGGCAGCTTTATCCTCACCATTCTGACCTTCGCCAGTAACCGTACCCGTCGTGACGATACGTGGGTGGATGAAGACGAATACGAAGATGAAGAGGAAGACGATGCGCCTGTGCAGCGTCGCGAGTCTCGTCGTGCCCGAATTCTGCGCGGTGCGCTGGCGCGTCGCCAGCGTGTTGCTGAGAAATTTGCCAACCCGCTGGGCCGTAAAACCGATGCGGCGCTCTTCTCCGGTAAACGCATGGATGAAGACGAGCAGGTTGAGTATCGTGCAGCAGGTACCGCCGTCGATCCTGATGATGTGCTTTTTTCCGGTAGCCGTGCCACGCCGGGTGACTTCGACGAATACGATCCACTGTTGAACGGCCACTCGGTTACCGAGCCGGTTGCGGCTGCCGCCGCCGCGACGACCGCTGCGCAGGCGTATGCCGCGCCTGTCGACGCCGTGATGCCATCCGCGCCGGTCCCGCCGCCGGAATCCGTTATTCAGCAACCTCAGGTTGACTGGCAGACTGCGCCGGGTGTTCACACGCCGGAGCCCGTTATTGCGCCTGAACCTGAAAGCTACATCCCCGTGCAGCAGGAACAGTGGCAGCAGCCTTATCAGCCGCCGCAGCCTGAGTATGCACCGCAGCAATATCAGCAGCCAGTGTCCCAGCCTTATCAGGAGTACGTGCCTGAACCCGTTGAACCTGTGCAGCCTTACGTGGCACCGCAGCCTGAACCTGAGCCTGAAATCGTGGAAGAGGTGAAGCCTGCGCGTCCACCGCTGTACTATTTCGAAGAAGTCGAAGAGCGCCGTGCGCGTGAACGCGAACAGCTGGCCGCCTGGTATCAGCCTGTGCCTGAACCGGTGCAGGAGCCGGTTACGAAGGCGCCTTCTGTTTCTGTTCCGCCGGTCGACCCGACGCCTGCTGTAGCACCCGTAGCGGAAGGCGTTAAGCAGGCTACTGCGGCCGCAGCAGCGGCGGCACCGGTCTTTAGCCTGGCAACAGGGGGCGCACCGCGTCCTCAGGTGAAAGAGGGGATTGGTCCGCAACTGCCTCGTCCTAACCGCGTCCGCGTGCCAACCCGCCGTCAGCTTGCTTCTTATGGCATCAAGCTGCCTTCCCAGCGCATGGCTGAAGAAAAAGCGCGCGAGTCTGAGTACGACGATGATGCTGATGAAATGCAGCAGGACGAGCTGGCCCGCCAGTTCGCTGCGCAGCAGAATCAGCGCTACGGTCAAGACTATCAGCACGACGAACCTGCGCTGGAAGACGAAGATGATGCGGCAGAAGCCGAATTAGCGCGCCAGTTTGCGGCAACGCAGCAGCAGCGTTACTCCGGTGAACAGCCGGCAGGGGCAAATCCGTTCTCGCTGTCGGACTTTGAATTCTCGCCGATGAAAGATCTGGTGGATGATGGCCCAAGCGAGCCTTTATTTACCCCGAGCGTGATGCCGGAAGCTGAGCCTGTGCGCCAGCCGTCACCATCGACCTACGCACAGCAACCTGTTCAACAGCCGTATGTGCAACCACAGCAGCCGCAGCAACAGCAGTTCCAGCAGCCTGCGCCACAGCCGCAGGAGAGCCTGATTCACCCGCTGCTGATGCGTAACGGTGACAGCCGTCCGCTGCAGCGTCCAAGCACGCCGCTGCCGTCGCTGGACCTGCTGACGCCGCCGCCAGCTGAAGTCGAGCCGGTTGATACATTTGCGCTGGAGCAGATGGCCCGTCTGGTTGAAGCCCGTCTGGCTGACTTCCGTATCAAGGCGGACGTCGTGAACTACTCGCCGGGTCCGGTGATCACCCGTTTTGAACTGAACCTGGCGCCGGGCGTAAAAGCCGCGCGTATTTCCAACCTGTCCCGCGACCTGGCGCGTTCGCTGTCAACCGTGGCGGTGCGCGTGGTGGAAGTGATACCGGGCAAACCGTACGTTGGTCTTGAGCTGCCGAACAAGAAACGTCAGACCGTCTACCTGCGTGAAGTGCTGGATAACACCAAGTTCCGTGATAACCCATCTCCACTGACCGTGGTGCTGGGTAAAGATATCGCTGGCGATCCGGTGGTGGCAGACCTCGCAAAAATGCCTCACCTGCTGGTCGCGGGTACCACCGGTTCCGGCAAGTCCGTCGGTGTGAACGCCATGATCCTCAGCATGCTCTATAAAGCGCAGCCGGAAGATGTGCGTTTCATCATGATCGACCCGAAAATGCTCGAATTGTCGGTCTATGAAGGTATTCCACATCTGCTGACTGAAGTGGTCACCGACATGAAAGACGCCGCCAACGCCCTGCGCTGGAGCGTGAATGAGATGGAACGCCGCTACAAGCTGATGTCTGCGCTGGGCGTGCGTAACCTGGCCGGCTATAACGAGAAAATCGCCGAAGCGGCGCGCATGGGCCGTCCGATTCCGGATCCGTACTGGAAGCCGGGTGACAGCATGGATGCCCAGCATCCGGTGCTGGAAAAACTGCCTTATATCGTGGTGCTGGTCGACGAATTCGCTGACCTGATGATGACCGTCGGTAAGAAAGTGGAAGAGCTGATTGCCCGTCTGGCGCAGAAAGCGCGTGCGGCCGGTATTCACCTTGTGCTGGCGACCCAGCGTCCTTCCGTGGACGTTATCACCGGTCTGATTAAAGCGAACATTCCGACGCGTATCGCCTTTACCGTATCCAGTAAAATTGACTCCCGTACCATTCTTGACCAGGGCGGTGCAGAGTCGCTGCTGGGAATGGGTGACATGCTCTATTCCGGGCCGAACTCCACCTCTCCGGTGCGTGTTCACGGTGCGTTCGTGCGCGACCAGGAAGTGCACGCGGTCGTGCAGGACTGGAAAGCGCGCGGTCGTCCGCAATACGTCGATGGCATCACCAGCGATACGGAAAGCGAAGGCGGCGGCGGTGGCTTTGACGGCGGTGAAGAGCTGGATCCGTTATTCGATCAGGCGGTGAATTTCGTTACCGAAAAACGCAAAGCGTCTATCTCTGGCGTACAGCGTCAGTTCCGCATCGGCTATAACCGCGCTGCGCGCATTATCGAGCAGATGGAAGCGCAGGGCATTGTGAGCGAGCAGGGGCATAACGGTAACCGCGAGGTGCTGGCTCCGCCACCGTTTGATTAA
- the lolA gene encoding outer membrane lipoprotein chaperone LolA, with the protein MKKIAIACALLTSFVASSVWADAASDLKSRLDKVSSFHASFTQKVTDGSGNAVQEGQGDLWVKRPNLFNWHMTQPDESILVSDGKTLWFYNPFVEQATATWLKDATSNTPFMLIARNQASDWQQYNIKQTGDEFVLTPKGSNGNLKQFTINVSTNGTINQFGAVEQDDQRSSYQLKSQQNGAVDASKFTFTPPKGVTVDDQRNK; encoded by the coding sequence ATGAAAAAAATCGCCATCGCCTGTGCATTACTCACCAGTTTTGTCGCCAGCAGCGTCTGGGCTGATGCAGCCAGCGACCTTAAAAGCCGACTGGATAAAGTAAGCAGCTTCCACGCCAGCTTCACGCAGAAAGTGACGGACGGCAGCGGCAACGCGGTGCAGGAAGGTCAGGGGGACTTGTGGGTAAAACGGCCAAATCTGTTTAACTGGCACATGACCCAGCCGGATGAAAGCATCCTGGTGTCTGACGGTAAAACCTTATGGTTCTACAACCCGTTCGTTGAGCAGGCTACTGCGACCTGGCTGAAAGATGCCACCAGCAATACGCCATTTATGCTGATTGCCCGTAACCAGGCCAGCGACTGGCAGCAGTACAATATTAAACAGACGGGTGACGAGTTTGTCCTGACGCCGAAAGGCAGCAACGGCAACCTGAAGCAGTTCACCATCAATGTCAGCACCAACGGTACCATTAATCAGTTCGGCGCGGTTGAGCAGGACGATCAGCGCAGCAGCTATCAGCTCAAATCTCAGCAGAACGGCGCCGTTGATGCATCGAAGTTCACCTTTACCCCGCCGAAGGGCGTAACGGTGGACGACCAACGCAATAAGTAA
- the rarA gene encoding replication-associated recombination protein RarA, giving the protein MGNLSLDFSDNAFQPLAARMRPENLAQYIGQQHLLAAGKPLPRAIEAGHLHSMILWGPPGTGKTTLAEVIARYANADVERISAVTSGVKEIREAIERARQNRNAGRRTILFVDEVHRFNKSQQDAFLPHIEDGTIFFIGATTENPSFELNSALLSRARVYLLKSLTTEDIEKVLTQAMDDKSRGYGGQDIVLPDETRRAIAELVNGDARRALNTLEMMADMAEVDDAGKRVLKPELLTEIAGERSARFDNKGDRFYDLISALHKSVRGSAPDAALYWYARIITAGGDPLYVARRCLAIASEDVGNADPRAMQVALSAWDCFTRVGPAEGERAIAQAIVYLACAPKSNAVYTAFKAAMSDARERPDYDVPVHLRNAPTKLMKEMGYGQEYRYAHDEPNAYAAGEEYFPQEMAQTRYYHPTNRGLEGKIGEKLTWLAGQDQNSPIKRYR; this is encoded by the coding sequence GTGGGCAATCTGTCGCTCGATTTTTCAGATAACGCGTTTCAACCTCTGGCCGCCCGTATGCGGCCAGAAAATTTAGCGCAGTACATCGGTCAGCAGCACCTGCTGGCTGCCGGGAAGCCCTTGCCGCGCGCCATTGAGGCGGGGCATTTGCACTCCATGATCCTCTGGGGCCCCCCAGGCACCGGCAAGACTACGCTTGCAGAAGTGATTGCCCGTTATGCCAACGCGGACGTTGAGCGTATCTCAGCGGTGACGTCCGGCGTGAAGGAGATCCGTGAGGCTATCGAGCGTGCGCGTCAGAACCGCAACGCCGGACGCCGCACCATTCTTTTTGTCGACGAAGTCCATCGCTTCAACAAGAGCCAGCAGGATGCCTTCCTGCCGCATATTGAAGACGGCACGATCTTCTTCATTGGGGCGACCACCGAAAACCCGTCGTTTGAGCTGAACTCGGCGCTGCTTTCCCGTGCGCGCGTTTATCTGCTCAAATCGCTGACGACCGAGGATATCGAAAAGGTTCTCACTCAGGCGATGGACGACAAATCGCGCGGCTACGGCGGACAGGATATCGTTCTGCCTGACGAGACGCGTCGTGCGATTGCCGAGCTGGTTAACGGCGATGCGCGTCGGGCGCTGAACACGCTGGAAATGATGGCCGACATGGCCGAGGTCGACGATGCCGGCAAGCGGGTGCTAAAACCGGAACTGCTCACCGAAATTGCCGGGGAACGCAGCGCGCGTTTCGATAATAAAGGTGACCGTTTTTACGATTTGATTTCGGCGCTGCATAAGTCCGTGCGCGGCAGCGCGCCGGATGCGGCGCTGTACTGGTATGCGCGTATTATTACTGCGGGTGGCGATCCGCTATACGTCGCGCGCCGCTGTCTGGCGATTGCCTCAGAAGATGTCGGCAATGCCGATCCTCGCGCCATGCAGGTCGCACTGTCGGCCTGGGACTGTTTCACCCGGGTTGGACCCGCAGAAGGTGAGCGCGCCATTGCGCAGGCGATAGTCTATCTGGCCTGTGCGCCGAAAAGCAATGCGGTTTATACCGCCTTCAAGGCAGCGATGTCTGACGCACGCGAACGCCCGGACTACGATGTGCCGGTTCATCTGCGTAATGCGCCGACCAAACTGATGAAAGAGATGGGGTATGGGCAGGAATACCGCTACGCTCATGATGAACCCAATGCCTACGCTGCCGGGGAGGAATATTTCCCGCAGGAGATGGCACAAACGCGCTATTATCACCCCACAAACAGAGGTCTTGAAGGCAAGATTGGTGAAAAGCTCACCTGGCTCGCCGGACAGGATCAAAATAGCCCTATAAAACGCTACCGTTAG